The DNA region GGACGAACCATCAGCCCGCCGATGAAGAGCTGTTCGAGGAAGCGCGCCGCGTCCTCGAAGCGCCCCGCCCCGGCGTGCTCCTGTCCGAGCACGGCGCGCACCTGGACGTCGAAGTCGGCATAATGCTGTGTCGTCGACCAGATCGAAAAGATCAGATGGTAGGGATCGCATTTGGCGATCTTGCCGGCCTTGGCCCAGGCGCGGATCACCTCGGCCTTCTCGTCGACGAGCTGCTTCAGCGGCCCCTTCAACTCGTCTTCGATATGCGGCGCGCCCTGCAGCACCTCGTTTGCAAACAGCCGGCTTTCGCGGGGGAAGTCGCGCGCCAATTCCAGCTTCCTGCGGATATAGTTGCGGATTTCGGTTTCCGGATTGCCTTCGGCATCGAAGGCGCGAAGCGGCTCGAGCCAGGTATAAAGCACGCGATCGATCAGCGCCCGGTGCATCGCCTCCTTGGTGCGGAAATAATAAAGCAGATTGGGCTTCGACATGCCGGCCACTTCGGCGATCTGGTCGATGGTAGAGCCGCGGAAACCCCTGGCGGAAAACACATCGAGCGCCGCTTCCAGAATCTGCTCTTCCTTCTCCTCCTGGATCCGTGTGCGCCGCTGGGTCTTCGCTGCTCTCGGAATTGCCATCTGGCTCTCGTTTCCCCTTGAAATTCAATTGCTTTACTCAAGCAGCTCTCCCTGCCATCCTTTTGAGCAACTGCCCGCAATTTTGTCTGTATTTTTCCTGATTTTCGTCTTGAGCCCGGCGCCGGAAGCTGTAATGTTTACCAATCGGTCAAATTATCTGTCAGATGCAAAACAAAGGCAACTGGCGATTTTCCGGCGTAACAAAACAAACAAACGCAACGGGAATTGACGATGGGAACAGACGGCGCATGTTCTTTGCATGACCGTGAAAAACAGGTGAGGATTTTCAGACATGGTGGCAGCACCAGGCGAGAACATGCGCGTCAACGGGGACCGACTTTGGGACAGTCTCATGGACATGGCGAAGATCGGCCCCGGAATTGCCGGCGGCAACAATCGCCAGACGCTGACGGATGCCGACGCCGAGGGCCGCAGGCTCTTTCGCACATGGTGCGAGGCCGCAGGCCTGACCGTAGGCGTCGACAAGATGGGCACGATGTTCGCAATCCGTCCCGGCACCGATCCCGATGCGCTCCCCGTTTATGTCGGCTCGCATCTCGACACCCAGCCGACCGGCGGCAAATATGATGGCGTACTCGGCGTGCTTGGCGCGCTCGAAGTCGTCCGCACGATGAACGACCTCGGCATCAGGACGAAACACCCGATCGTCGTCACCAACTGGACCAATGAGGAAGGCGCCCGTTTTGCCCCGGCGATGCTTGCCTCCGGCGTCTTCGCCGGCGTCCATTCGCTGGACTTTGCCTATGGTCGCAAGGATCCCGAGGGCAAGACGTTCGGCGACGAACTGAAGCGTATCGGCTGGCTCGGAGACGAAGAGGTCGGCGCCCGCAAGATGCGCGCCTACTTCGAATATCACATCGAGCAGGGGCCGATCCTCGAAGCCGAGGAGAAGCAGATCGGCGTCGTCACGCACTGTCAGGGCCTCTGGTGGCTCGAACTCACGTTGACCGGCAGGGAAGCCCATACCGGCTCAACACCAATGAACATGCGCGTCAATGCCGGCCTGGCTATGGCGCGCATCTTCGAGATGGTCCAGGAGGTCGCCATGAGCGAGCAGCCGGGTGCCGTCGGCGGCGTCGGCCAGGTTTTCTTCTCGCCGAATTCCCGCAACGTGCTGCCGGGCAAGGTCGTCTTTACCGTCGACATCCGCTCGCCGGACAAGGAAAAACTCGACCGCATGCGGGCGAAAATCGAAGCCGAGGCGCCGAAGATTACCGATGCGCTGGGCGTCGGCTGTTCGATCGAGGCGATCGGCCATTTCGAACCGGTGACCTTCGATCCGAAGCTTGTTACCGCCGTGCGCAACGCCGCCGAAAGGCTCGGCTATAGCCACATGAACCTCATCTCCGGCGCCGGCCACGACGCCTGCTGGGCCGCGAAGGTCGCGCCAACGACGATGATCATGTGCCCCTGCGTCGGCGGCCTGTCGCACAACGAGGCGGAGGAGATTTCCAAGGAATGGGCGACCGCCGGTGCGGACGTGCTGTTTCATGCCGTAGTCGAGACGGCGGAGATTGTGGTTTGATGGCGAATTTGGATGCAGATCTGAACGCAATGACGCATGCCGAATTGCTCTCGGCAGCCCGCGCCATGCGCCATGCGATCCGCACCCACCGGGATACGTCCACGCACGAGCTCTGTTGGCATCACCCCGACATGTGGGCGCTTCTGCCGGACACACCGCCCGGCGGCCAGATCGTGCCGGATTGGCCCCAGTTCATGCGCGGCTGCATTCGCTACCGCCAGTCGTTGGATAAACAGCTTGCGCAGGCACCGCGCAGCGGCAGGGAGTTCGGAGAATGACCACAGTCATCAAGGGCGGCACCATTATTA from Rhizobium sullae includes:
- a CDS encoding TetR family transcriptional regulator C-terminal domain-containing protein, yielding MAIPRAAKTQRRTRIQEEKEEQILEAALDVFSARGFRGSTIDQIAEVAGMSKPNLLYYFRTKEAMHRALIDRVLYTWLEPLRAFDAEGNPETEIRNYIRRKLELARDFPRESRLFANEVLQGAPHIEDELKGPLKQLVDEKAEVIRAWAKAGKIAKCDPYHLIFSIWSTTQHYADFDVQVRAVLGQEHAGAGRFEDAARFLEQLFIGGLMVRPT
- a CDS encoding Zn-dependent hydrolase, with amino-acid sequence MVAAPGENMRVNGDRLWDSLMDMAKIGPGIAGGNNRQTLTDADAEGRRLFRTWCEAAGLTVGVDKMGTMFAIRPGTDPDALPVYVGSHLDTQPTGGKYDGVLGVLGALEVVRTMNDLGIRTKHPIVVTNWTNEEGARFAPAMLASGVFAGVHSLDFAYGRKDPEGKTFGDELKRIGWLGDEEVGARKMRAYFEYHIEQGPILEAEEKQIGVVTHCQGLWWLELTLTGREAHTGSTPMNMRVNAGLAMARIFEMVQEVAMSEQPGAVGGVGQVFFSPNSRNVLPGKVVFTVDIRSPDKEKLDRMRAKIEAEAPKITDALGVGCSIEAIGHFEPVTFDPKLVTAVRNAAERLGYSHMNLISGAGHDACWAAKVAPTTMIMCPCVGGLSHNEAEEISKEWATAGADVLFHAVVETAEIVV